AAATTCTGGACCACGAGGTCGAACTTGCGGCCCATGATGTTGACCTCTATGAGGTCCCCCTTGGCGATGGGGCGTCCCTCCAGTGACTGCGCCAAGTATTCCTCACCACCGAGGATCTTGAGCGGCTGTGTGGGCGCGAGAGTCACCTTGGTCGCCGGTTTCGGGACGATCTTCCTTATCCCGACCTTCTCGTCGAGCCCGACGTCCGCATTCTTCCGTATCGCCCCGTCAATCCTGATCGTGCCTCTGTTCTCGTCCTCCGGGTAGCCCGGATAGACAGTTACGGCCGTGTTCCTCGCGCCTTCGATGATGACCGTGTCGCCCTGGCTGAGCTCGAGTATCCTCATCAGTGCAGGATCTATCCTGGCTATTCCCTTCCCGTCGTCAGCGGATTTCGCCTGGACTACCCTGAGTATCTTCTCCTTCTTGTTTGACATGAATTACACCAGTATCGTGAAATGCTAGTCCTGGTCGCTAGATAGGAAGAGGTTCGTAGGGTTCTGCCACTGCCCTCTGTAGTCCATGGGCACCAGCCCTTCTTCTCTCTCTTTCCTTCGAATCATGTTCAACTCCTCCACATCTCGAAGAGGTATCAGGGCCTCGAAATTTGAATATGTTAGCACTTCTATATGAATATTGTGCTATAAGGATTTGGTAGCCAGCGTAGCCAGCAGCAATAATCCAACTACCTCAGGATAATGGTGAGAAAGGAAGCCGGAACGAGGCTCCCAAGCTTGAGAACCACGGCCACTGCCAACACCGCCTCGCCCAACTTCCTCCTCAGGAGGATTCGATGTTCACCGACCATATATCAGAATTCTCAGGGAGGTCCATGCTACTGGGCCCGGAAACACAGTAATAACTACCCAAGCCAATATGCCGCGCGGATGACCGGTCAGCTCAATGGCTCCGAGGTCCTGGTCGATGAACAGGCTGAGGCCAGCCAGATACACAACAAGGGATTCTACGGCGTGCCCCAGTCAGGAGGAGCCGTTAGGCTGGACCTAATGGAAGCGCTATACCTCGTCGAATCCAACAGGCTCGAGGTCCTGACGGGTGACAAGAAGATGTCCGCCGGGGACCTCCTGAGACTCGCCCACAAGCTCTCCGAGGGGTTCGAGATCAGGTACCTGGTCTATCGCGAGCTGAGATCAAGAGGATACATAGTCAAGCTCGGCCAGCCCCCTCTTGATTTCAGGGTCTTCCCGAGGGGCGGCTCTCCGAACAAGACTCCGAGCAAGTGGTGGGTCGCCGCGATATCCGAGCGCTGGGAGTTCAACCTGGGAGATCTTCTCGAGAACCTCGACCGCACGACCGATGTCCGCAAGAAGCTCCTTCTGGCCGTAGTGGACGAAGAGAGCGATGTCACATACTACGAGGTGAGGCGGGTAGCTCCAAAGGGACGTCTGGGGGCTGTCGACCTGAGCAAGGTCGTCGACGGTGTCCTCATGGCGGACCGCGTCCTGGTGCTCGAGCCGGAACAGGCTTCAGCATTGCACTGGGGTCACAACTTCGGAAAGCTCATCGGCCCGACGCTGCAGCTATCGCTCATCGAAGCCGCATTCCTGGTGGAGCTCGGGGCCATAAAGCTCGCTGATGCGAAGACAAACCGGGCGGTCGCTCTCGCCTCGTTGAAGAAGCGCGCTAGGGAACTGCAGCCGGACTTCGACCTGCGCCTTGACGCGTTCAAGGACCTGAAAGGCAAGGGCCTGATCGTCAAGACAGGGTTCAAGTACGGCTCGCACTTCAGAGCCTACGAAGGCGACCCGGGGAAGCAGCATGCGCGGTATCTCATCCACGCT
This is a stretch of genomic DNA from Candidatus Thermoplasmatota archaeon. It encodes these proteins:
- the endA gene encoding tRNA-intron lyase, with the translated sequence MTGQLNGSEVLVDEQAEASQIHNKGFYGVPQSGGAVRLDLMEALYLVESNRLEVLTGDKKMSAGDLLRLAHKLSEGFEIRYLVYRELRSRGYIVKLGQPPLDFRVFPRGGSPNKTPSKWWVAAISERWEFNLGDLLENLDRTTDVRKKLLLAVVDEESDVTYYEVRRVAPKGRLGAVDLSKVVDGVLMADRVLVLEPEQASALHWGHNFGKLIGPTLQLSLIEAAFLVELGAIKLADAKTNRAVALASLKKRARELQPDFDLRLDAFKDLKGKGLIVKTGFKYGSHFRAYEGDPGKQHARYLIHAVPKDYKAMWPEVSRAVRLAHGVKKEILLGRVSNKEVEYVSLSRYRP